A part of Kitasatospora acidiphila genomic DNA contains:
- a CDS encoding helix-turn-helix domain-containing protein, translated as MSWWEVTADTLAASRFAVSPLAETTAALKLLERAIAADPGERTWLAAHLPVYRDWLAADPVTARLVRAGLGGSWNATFLTPTPDATEPDFARELDRLASTAPAVACADLAEALGGPLPAELDRPDLPQRAAELLDRVWRHTVQPDWPRRRRILECDILVRTARLAHGGWESALDELRPGMRWLGASRLRITLRDQPPRELAGTRLLFVPVTPSQGWLAWDQHRHAVIYPCTGALADAGSAAPPEALARLLGPARARVLVLLETPLSTTHLVALTGQPLGSVGRHLRVLHDAGLLRRRRSGRLVLYGRTELGDALVGGQG; from the coding sequence TTGAGTTGGTGGGAGGTCACCGCGGACACCCTGGCGGCAAGCCGGTTCGCGGTCTCGCCCCTCGCGGAGACCACGGCAGCCCTGAAGCTCCTGGAGCGGGCGATCGCGGCCGATCCCGGTGAACGGACCTGGTTGGCCGCCCACCTGCCCGTCTACCGCGACTGGCTGGCCGCCGACCCGGTCACGGCACGCCTGGTCCGAGCGGGCCTGGGCGGCTCCTGGAACGCGACCTTCCTCACCCCGACCCCCGATGCGACCGAACCCGACTTCGCCCGCGAACTGGACCGTCTCGCCAGCACCGCCCCCGCCGTCGCCTGCGCCGACCTGGCCGAGGCGCTCGGTGGCCCGCTCCCCGCCGAGCTCGACCGCCCCGACCTGCCCCAGCGCGCGGCCGAGTTGCTGGACCGTGTCTGGCGGCACACCGTCCAGCCGGACTGGCCGCGCCGACGCCGGATCCTGGAGTGCGACATCCTGGTCCGCACCGCCCGGCTCGCCCACGGCGGTTGGGAGTCCGCCTTGGACGAGCTACGCCCCGGCATGCGCTGGCTCGGTGCCAGCCGCCTGCGGATCACCTTGCGTGATCAGCCGCCACGTGAGCTCGCGGGCACCCGGCTGCTGTTCGTACCGGTGACGCCCAGCCAGGGCTGGCTGGCCTGGGACCAGCACCGACACGCCGTCATCTACCCCTGCACCGGCGCACTCGCCGACGCTGGGTCCGCCGCCCCGCCCGAGGCGCTCGCCAGGCTGCTCGGCCCGGCCCGCGCCCGGGTGCTGGTCCTCCTGGAGACCCCGCTGAGCACCACGCACCTGGTTGCCCTGACCGGCCAGCCGCTGGGCTCGGTCGGCCGCCACCTCAGGGTGCTGCACGATGCGGGCCTGCTCCGCCGCCGGCGCTCCGGACGCCTGGTGCTCTACGGGCGCACGGAGTTGGGTGACGCGCTGGTCGGCGGACAGGGCTGA
- a CDS encoding MFS transporter produces the protein MPSYRNLFRTPEFTPLFLLNSAQVAAQTVGSLALGTLVFNSTGSPLLAALAMFGPALAQVLGAATLLRAADRLPPRATLAGLALLFAAGTALQAAPGLPEWALFGLLLVLGMAGALGGGVRYGLLSELLPGDQYPLGRAALNVANGLLQVCGFAVGGVLTAALTPGRTLLLGAALHLTGAIAALLGLSRRTPRAAAGHRSVPTARLLADRTRRSVYLALWVPNGLIVGCESLFLPYAPRQAGLLLSAAAAGMLLGDAVVGRFLTPRLRARLGIPLNLLLAAPYLLFAVHPPLALALVTAAVASVGYAAALPLQEQLLARTPATGHGQALGLHSAGMGTAQGLSAALAGAVAEHAGPALAIALLAAGSLAVTSVLAPGLADRPR, from the coding sequence ATGCCCAGCTATCGCAACCTGTTCCGCACCCCGGAGTTCACACCGCTCTTCCTCCTCAACAGCGCCCAAGTCGCCGCCCAGACGGTCGGTTCGCTGGCGCTCGGCACCCTGGTCTTCAACTCGACCGGGTCACCGCTGCTGGCCGCCCTGGCGATGTTCGGCCCGGCGCTGGCCCAGGTGCTGGGCGCCGCCACGCTGCTGCGCGCCGCCGACCGGCTGCCGCCACGGGCCACGCTGGCGGGCCTGGCCCTGTTGTTCGCGGCCGGCACGGCGCTGCAGGCGGCACCGGGTCTGCCGGAGTGGGCGCTGTTCGGACTGCTGCTGGTGCTGGGGATGGCGGGGGCACTCGGCGGCGGGGTGCGGTACGGGCTGCTGTCCGAACTGCTCCCGGGCGACCAGTACCCGCTGGGCCGGGCCGCCCTGAACGTCGCCAACGGCCTGCTGCAGGTCTGCGGCTTCGCGGTCGGCGGCGTGCTCACGGCCGCCCTGACGCCCGGCCGGACGCTGCTGCTCGGCGCCGCGCTGCATCTGACGGGGGCGATCGCGGCCCTGCTGGGGCTGAGCCGCCGGACACCGCGTGCCGCTGCGGGCCACAGGAGCGTGCCCACCGCCCGGCTGCTCGCCGACCGGACCCGCCGTTCGGTCTACCTGGCGCTCTGGGTGCCGAACGGCCTGATCGTGGGCTGCGAGTCGCTCTTCCTGCCCTACGCTCCCCGGCAGGCGGGGCTGCTGCTGTCCGCGGCCGCCGCCGGGATGCTGCTCGGGGACGCGGTGGTCGGCCGGTTCCTGACACCGCGGTTGCGGGCCCGGCTCGGCATTCCGCTGAACCTCCTCCTCGCCGCGCCCTATCTGCTGTTCGCCGTCCACCCACCCCTGGCCCTCGCACTGGTAACGGCCGCAGTCGCCTCGGTCGGCTATGCGGCCGCGCTCCCGCTCCAGGAGCAGTTGCTCGCCCGCACGCCCGCCACCGGCCACGGCCAGGCGCTCGGACTGCACTCGGCGGGCATGGGCACCGCGCAGGGCCTCAGCGCGGCCCTGGCCGGCGCGGTGGCCGAGCACGCCGGCCCGGCACTCGCCATCGCACTGCTGGCCGCGGGTTCGCTGGCGGTCACCTCGGTCCTGGCACCGGGGCTGGCCGACCGCCCGCGCTAG
- a CDS encoding arylamine N-acetyltransferase family protein → MRDTQLAAYLQRIDVPRPSAPDLASLRALQRAHLAAVPFENLSVRLGEPIVLDQDALVAKVVEQRRGGFCYELNGAFAALLTALGYQVELLGARVFTEGTPGIPMDHLTLRVQLDQAWLVDVGFGRFSFLPLCLDERGEQVDPAGTFRITEQHTGSSGFPPDLDVLADGQPQYRIDQRPYQLADFAPVCWFQATSPASTFTQRTLCSLPTKAGRVSLVGNRLIHTGDDGERTEQQLATDQQRLDAYREHFGITLTLDQLQRLG, encoded by the coding sequence GTGCGTGACACTCAGCTGGCGGCCTATCTCCAGCGGATCGACGTACCCCGCCCCAGCGCCCCTGACCTGGCGAGCCTGCGCGCCCTGCAGCGAGCCCACCTCGCCGCGGTGCCGTTCGAGAACCTGAGCGTCCGGCTGGGCGAGCCGATCGTTCTGGACCAGGACGCGCTGGTCGCCAAGGTGGTGGAGCAGCGTCGCGGCGGCTTCTGCTACGAACTCAACGGTGCGTTCGCCGCGCTGCTCACCGCGCTGGGGTACCAGGTGGAGTTGCTCGGTGCCCGGGTGTTCACCGAGGGCACGCCGGGGATTCCGATGGACCACCTGACCCTGCGGGTCCAGCTCGACCAGGCGTGGCTGGTGGACGTGGGCTTCGGCCGGTTCAGTTTCCTGCCGCTGTGCCTGGATGAGCGCGGCGAGCAGGTCGACCCGGCCGGCACCTTCCGGATCACCGAGCAGCACACCGGGAGCAGCGGCTTTCCGCCGGACCTGGATGTGCTCGCCGACGGTCAGCCGCAGTACCGGATCGACCAACGCCCCTACCAGCTCGCCGACTTCGCACCGGTCTGCTGGTTCCAGGCGACGTCCCCTGCGTCCACTTTCACCCAGCGCACCTTGTGCTCGCTGCCCACCAAGGCCGGTCGGGTCTCCCTGGTCGGCAACCGGCTGATCCACACCGGCGACGACGGGGAGCGGACCGAGCAGCAACTGGCCACCGACCAGCAGCGGTTGGACGCCTACCGCGAGCACTTCGGCATCACGCTCACCCTGGACCAGCTCCAGCGCCTCGGCTGA
- a CDS encoding 2-hydroxyacid dehydrogenase: protein MLLPYPAEQVPGLPDGLELHTFDGDACDGRPGPPPAELLARVEMLVTPYLRTGTVLPFLGSMPRLRVVQTQTAGVDDIAPHLPAGVTLCNARGVHDASTAELAVALALASLRDLPGFVRGQDAEQWRSGFYPALADKRVLIVGYGSVGAAIEARLLPFEVEVTRVARTARTAPQGPVHSLAELPELLPHADVVILAVPLTDQTRHLVDARFLAAMRDGALLVNVARGAVVRTDDLLAELTVGRLRAALDVTDPEPLPAGHPLWHAPGVLISPHVGGSSSAFLPRAQRLIGAQLTRFANGEPLENVMN from the coding sequence GTGCTGCTGCCGTACCCCGCCGAGCAGGTCCCCGGCCTGCCCGACGGCCTCGAACTGCACACCTTCGACGGCGACGCCTGTGACGGCCGCCCCGGGCCGCCGCCCGCCGAGCTGCTCGCCCGCGTCGAGATGCTGGTCACCCCCTATCTGCGGACCGGCACCGTGCTGCCGTTCCTCGGCTCGATGCCGCGCCTGCGGGTGGTCCAGACGCAGACCGCCGGGGTCGACGACATCGCCCCGCACCTGCCCGCCGGGGTCACCCTCTGCAACGCGCGCGGGGTCCACGACGCCAGCACCGCCGAGCTCGCCGTGGCGCTCGCTCTGGCCTCGCTGCGCGACCTGCCCGGCTTCGTACGCGGCCAGGACGCCGAGCAGTGGCGGTCCGGCTTCTACCCCGCGCTGGCCGACAAGCGGGTGCTGATCGTCGGCTACGGCTCGGTGGGTGCAGCGATCGAGGCCCGGCTGCTCCCCTTCGAGGTCGAGGTGACGCGGGTGGCCCGCACCGCCAGGACCGCGCCGCAGGGCCCGGTGCACTCGCTCGCCGAGCTGCCCGAGCTGCTGCCGCACGCCGATGTGGTGATCCTCGCCGTGCCGCTCACCGACCAGACCCGGCACCTGGTGGACGCCCGGTTCCTGGCCGCCATGCGGGACGGCGCGCTGCTGGTCAACGTGGCCCGCGGCGCCGTGGTGCGCACCGACGACCTGCTCGCGGAGCTGACGGTCGGGCGGCTGCGGGCCGCGCTGGACGTCACCGACCCGGAGCCGCTGCCCGCCGGCCACCCGCTCTGGCACGCGCCCGGCGTGCTGATCTCGCCGCACGTCGGGGGCAGCTCTTCGGCGTTCCTGCCGCGCGCCCAGCGGCTGATCGGCGCACAGCTCACCCGGTTCGCCAACGGGGAGCCGCTGGAGAACGTGATGAACTGA
- a CDS encoding SDR family NAD(P)-dependent oxidoreductase, whose translation MTRAVEQQVAGEIEYGPGIDPERLRHCLDVLAELDELDVDHPDAIAVRRAVAHIFRTVKQRRRQETRAAKTANDRAVTSRTATGAPGRIDDETAGVFGLTSPTPSQEIAGILTRPRSCYVCKQRYVEVDAFYHQLCPTCAVTNRIKRDQKVDLTGRRALLTGGRAKIGMYIALKLLRDGAHTTITTRFPNDAIRRFKAMPDSADWLHRLKIVGIDLRDPAQVVALADSVAADGALDILINNAAQTVRRSPAAYAELVSAESAPLPAGELPASEVIGAFGSGSVERPALPGRAGGDGLSAQQVAELALVTGSASPARIEAGTAIDAGGLVPDLVDTNSWVQTVSEVDPIELLEVQLCNSTAPFILVSRLRPALAASPARRKYVVNVSAMEGQFSRGYKGAGHPHTNMAKAALNMLTRTSAREMLETDGILMTAVDTGWITDERPHPEKMRLAEEGFHAPLDLVDGAARVYDPVVRGERGEDLFGCFLKDFEPSNW comes from the coding sequence ATGACGAGGGCAGTGGAGCAGCAGGTCGCGGGCGAGATCGAGTACGGTCCCGGCATCGACCCCGAGCGGCTGCGGCACTGCTTGGACGTGCTGGCGGAGCTGGACGAGCTGGATGTCGACCACCCGGACGCGATCGCCGTCCGCAGGGCGGTCGCGCACATCTTCCGCACCGTGAAGCAGCGCCGCCGCCAGGAGACGCGGGCGGCGAAGACCGCCAACGACCGTGCGGTGACCTCCCGGACCGCGACCGGCGCGCCGGGGCGGATCGACGACGAGACGGCCGGTGTGTTCGGCCTCACCTCGCCGACGCCGAGCCAGGAGATCGCCGGCATTCTGACGCGGCCGCGCTCCTGCTACGTCTGCAAGCAGCGCTATGTCGAGGTGGACGCGTTCTACCACCAGCTCTGCCCGACGTGTGCGGTCACCAATCGGATCAAGCGCGACCAGAAGGTCGACCTGACGGGTCGCCGTGCGCTCCTCACCGGCGGCCGGGCCAAGATCGGGATGTACATCGCGCTGAAGCTGCTGCGGGACGGCGCGCACACCACGATCACCACCCGGTTCCCGAACGACGCCATCCGCCGGTTCAAGGCGATGCCGGACAGCGCCGACTGGCTGCACCGGCTGAAGATCGTCGGCATCGATCTGCGCGACCCCGCCCAGGTGGTCGCGCTGGCCGACTCGGTGGCCGCGGACGGCGCGCTGGACATCCTGATCAACAACGCCGCGCAGACCGTGCGCCGCTCCCCGGCCGCCTACGCGGAGCTGGTGAGCGCCGAGTCGGCACCGCTGCCGGCCGGTGAGCTGCCGGCCAGCGAGGTCATCGGCGCGTTCGGCAGTGGCTCGGTGGAGCGTCCGGCACTGCCCGGGCGGGCGGGCGGCGACGGGCTGTCGGCGCAGCAGGTCGCCGAGCTGGCACTGGTCACCGGTTCGGCCTCGCCGGCCCGGATCGAGGCCGGCACGGCGATCGACGCGGGCGGCCTGGTGCCCGACCTGGTGGACACCAACAGCTGGGTGCAGACGGTGAGCGAGGTCGACCCGATCGAGCTGCTGGAGGTCCAGCTGTGCAACTCGACGGCGCCGTTCATCCTGGTCAGCCGGCTGCGCCCGGCGCTGGCCGCATCGCCGGCCCGCCGCAAGTACGTGGTGAACGTCTCCGCGATGGAGGGCCAGTTCTCCCGCGGCTACAAGGGCGCCGGCCACCCGCACACCAACATGGCGAAGGCCGCGCTGAACATGCTCACCCGGACCAGTGCCCGGGAGATGCTGGAGACCGACGGCATCCTGATGACGGCCGTGGACACCGGCTGGATCACCGACGAGCGGCCGCACCCGGAGAAGATGCGGCTGGCGGAAGAGGGCTTCCACGCCCCGCTCGACCTGGTGGACGGCGCGGCCCGGGTGTACGACCCGGTCGTGCGCGGTGAGCGCGGCGAGGACCTGTTCGGCTGCTTCCTGAAGGACTTCGAACCCAGCAACTGGTGA
- a CDS encoding nucleotide triphosphate diphosphatase NUDT15 yields the protein MTATPAMRPLLVNPPIKSPLIGAGVIVPTTDGRGVLIGRRTTAGESPSWSLPGGKADQPGESFEQTAARELAEETGIVLPAERMRVLGVVLDHLAGWPRLTAAVLAPPSDDPAYVTEPHACAGWERRGLDELPEPMFGPSAWVLAQWLPNAAELPPGVHAYRL from the coding sequence ATGACCGCGACCCCGGCCATGCGCCCCCTCCTGGTGAACCCGCCGATCAAGTCACCCCTGATCGGCGCGGGGGTGATCGTTCCGACCACGGACGGTCGCGGTGTGCTGATCGGTCGCCGCACCACGGCCGGGGAGTCGCCGAGTTGGAGCCTGCCCGGTGGCAAGGCGGACCAGCCCGGCGAGTCCTTCGAGCAGACCGCCGCGCGCGAACTGGCCGAGGAGACCGGGATCGTGCTGCCCGCCGAGCGGATGCGGGTGCTGGGCGTGGTGCTGGACCATCTGGCGGGGTGGCCGCGGCTGACGGCGGCGGTGCTGGCGCCGCCGTCCGACGATCCGGCGTATGTCACCGAGCCGCACGCCTGCGCGGGTTGGGAGCGGCGGGGGCTGGACGAGCTGCCGGAGCCGATGTTCGGGCCGTCCGCCTGGGTGTTGGCGCAGTGGCTGCCGAACGCCGCCGAGCTGCCGCCGGGTGTGCACGCCTACCGCCTCTGA
- a CDS encoding SsgA family sporulation/cell division regulator: MSVNDSTVTAEVEIELLVPGQPERIALRSTWAYDSYDPLAVRVDFLMPLGGPERWTFARELLAEGLDAPAGDGDVVLQPEADLDHVRMLLRGANGAAAVLWAAERALRDFLDRSYAHVPSGGEQCTSALDRWLVGVLEED, translated from the coding sequence ATGAGTGTGAACGACTCGACGGTGACGGCCGAGGTGGAGATCGAACTACTGGTCCCCGGCCAGCCGGAACGGATCGCGCTGCGATCTACCTGGGCCTATGACAGCTACGATCCGCTGGCGGTCCGGGTCGACTTCCTGATGCCGCTCGGCGGCCCCGAGCGCTGGACCTTCGCCCGGGAACTGCTCGCCGAGGGCCTGGACGCCCCGGCCGGCGACGGCGACGTGGTGCTGCAACCCGAGGCCGACCTCGACCACGTACGGATGCTGCTGCGCGGCGCCAATGGAGCGGCGGCCGTGCTGTGGGCGGCCGAGAGGGCCCTGCGGGACTTCCTGGACCGCAGCTATGCCCATGTGCCATCGGGGGGCGAGCAGTGCACATCCGCGCTGGACCGCTGGCTCGTCGGCGTGCTGGAGGAGGACTGA
- a CDS encoding ArsR/SmtB family transcription factor, producing MTSTAPSPFKAHPPRPDTPEPLAEPAVEELRLEHILGALADPLRLAIVQKLLLEAEEFDHPCGWFGIDRPKSSLTHHFRVLREAGVTRQRQYGLERRSQVRVADLEQRFPGLLALVADWEAQ from the coding sequence GTGACCAGCACCGCGCCGTCACCCTTCAAGGCGCACCCGCCGCGCCCCGACACGCCGGAGCCGCTCGCCGAACCCGCCGTCGAGGAGCTGCGCCTGGAGCACATCCTCGGCGCGCTGGCCGACCCGCTGCGGCTGGCCATCGTGCAGAAACTCCTGCTGGAGGCCGAGGAGTTCGACCACCCGTGCGGCTGGTTCGGCATCGACCGCCCCAAGTCCTCGCTGACGCACCACTTCCGGGTGCTGCGCGAGGCCGGAGTCACCCGCCAGCGCCAGTACGGGCTGGAGCGCCGCAGCCAGGTGCGGGTGGCCGATCTGGAGCAGCGCTTCCCCGGACTGCTCGCCCTGGTCGCCGACTGGGAAGCGCAGTAG